A genomic window from Vanessa cardui chromosome Z, ilVanCard2.1, whole genome shotgun sequence includes:
- the LOC124543291 gene encoding uncharacterized protein LOC124543291, translating to MASCCPCTGTGGSTGSPGKSSLPLICLVPRGTEKVMARQPPARAMGGATSTAKSDFQLLDEDYIKKNFKLPQRALYLDPFRRPLITFPMTQEDVKHFNLARKYKINQQILDGFLDPSEAISAPSVFPYAKTESEKRKEAEDDEEIIYILQLPDWEYKCPVHNQTVRTPRFIWHSCKKTDKSKGGELKQGKGPLNKPKPWLLSRHTDFDLLSQW from the exons atggcgAG TTGCTGCCCGTGCACCGGCACTGGAGGCAGCACAGGCTCTCCCGGCAAATCATCCCTACCCCTCATATGTCTCGTGCCACGTGGCACTGAAAAGGTCATGGCTCGGCAACCACCAGCCCGAGCCATGGGAGGGGCGACCAGTACAGCTAAGAGCGATTTCCAACTCCTCGATGAAGACTACATTAAAAAGAACTTCAAATTGCCGCAACGAGCCCTATACCTTGATCCTTTcag GCGACCTCTCATCACTTTTCCCATGACCCAAGAAGATGTAAAACACTTCAATTTAGCCCGCAAATATAAGATTAACCAGCAAATTCTTGATGGCTTCCTCGACCCTAGCGAAGCAATATCTGCACCtagtgtgttt cCATACGCAAAAACCGAATCTGAGAAACGTAAGGAAGCTGAAGATGACGAAgagattatttacattttacaattaccaGACTGGGAATATAAGTGCCCTGTCCACAATCAAACAGTTCGGACTCCAAG gTTTATTTGGCATTCGTGTAAGAAAACCGATAAGTCCAAAGGTGGCGAATTAAAACAAGGAAAAGGACCATTAAATAAACCAAAACCTTGGCTCCTGAGTAGACATACGGACTTTGATTTATTGTCCCAATGGTag